A genomic stretch from Oryzias latipes chromosome 24, ASM223467v1 includes:
- the LOC105357209 gene encoding interphotoreceptor matrix proteoglycan 2, whose product MFGAVGFILLCTIASQAAGIKGSRGGVSLDPGLKLKTAGSTRLSDLLKMSAHHEGSGSELIRRRPKRSVFLHSGVRICPQEGLEEILASHQAYYQLRVCQEAVWEAFRIFFDRIPGTSEYQRWVHACQQESLCISDLAKNFSASEEHNSMIRSRINRLRNRKPPSQVVVTPPTTQSFPQTTGLPTQPTALTAAPEFVTIRDTPSFIPSPALNHTQSTAVLQEDTELPNVVPESPPEHIVEFSIDLVDPGYRELLDDPDSPQYIDLAQHLQDQMLHVFDKLPGFKAISVVGISETQDSDGPGGISVHYSLIFENNSPRITLEMNTGTPESSADSLLREIVTKALREEASLPVNLDSLNFYPEETLPSLTISAVKPTKPSDSHNELEVVVDEPQTEKPQLLVPLTTKEKGSDLVTLLDSTAVEYEETASQSSWPTTSSKLRPPTIDTQDEYRVISVGDPKPPGQEREEDELLIITHEIETIHHNETGELVRDYIPTSPAILELQTDAPFVTLSPNLILEEDLHLPDKEGDSLSLDIDQFATTISATTTTLQQEPIDAIFTGQTPTQPIATLKEDENINLLPNGEKIYLEVPELYKPSDVLEIDSKDFTDLETKSELVPDEKVEVTTDESFGVLQPKLDQTEVLEPLEDIDAPQPEIKSSEPDEGLVEVLEPSKDREEVLQPVNVTGISKLDKEEKMSEAEKDAKEASDKDLSEISGIKTESDKEEESEITQPLVPDKEIVQVSESEKESTVVLEADKGAQEILGQEGREKDLDISEQVVDFEEEKMDTKTSLNDTLHDIFLKGAEKEGTVELTAEEEETVQESVIEITIPDVTESSKAGPVPETSTKTTDRVLEVLLPEVSQETPLEVSVHEVPEVSHEVVLEEPTPGISEENPPEVPDEMLLEVSKDLSPEVSNETLPKVSEETLLEVPEVPEEMVPEDLEETGVESAGMGPEPGGITDEGLSEVEEPVPEVYDYGTKAIEDTSQPSKEDDGFTVPAPVEKVFETVTDMKSKPESKLGQERDETKEKKEGIPGTREEEDEFMFVPSPEPKKELEAPQVPAVQPPQVKTPVDLKPDEELGEPLEPPIPASDSLKPNSELDPDKDRVDILPTLRELPVEPEAESKEGLVVEILEGADVSKTLPDDGNVGIVETGPKQDITEPPAESIKIFHTLDNLEDPLMGRDSVQVIKDPLTHPAKEEDNIPIIAHDPLSEERIEAPDFEYPIVYTKEEEDGEKIQVESDRSAFTTAKTTKSDDFEATTSTVSEKKDTGGLPREMETDEDISLAATRAPETPLTAPAGASKGQLSGPTVDPGLFEVAEKSTHSMDVFTGGDETEPKVEVEQHEPLTITFSEVFEEPREELTESHSSPPDSVDVEVDEPIWLLSEELDHRSQPGLDANELWDMGSGFTLGGEERSTSPPPVKYITTPSMTTASHGRELVVFFSLRVTNLDFSEDLFNKTSSEYKSLETTFLDVLLPYLQANLTGFKKLEILNFRKGSVVVNSKMKFTKSVPYNITEAVHCVLQDFCLSAARKLHIQIDTRSLDIEPADEADPCKFLACDEFSRCTVNRRTKEAECHCQPGFLSVDGLPCQSVCVLQPDYCRDGECEIVPGQGALCRHKGGLTYPGLAF is encoded by the exons AGGATCAACCGTCTCAGAAACAGAAAGCCTCCATCACA AGTTGTGGTGACTCCCCCAACAACCCAAAGTTTCCCTCAAACCACAG GTCTGCCGACCCAGCCCACGGCCCTGACAGCAGCACCGGAATTTGTCACCATTAGGGACACACCCTCTTTCATTCCAAGCCCTGCCCTTAACCACACCCAGTCTACTGCGGTGCTCCAAGAG GACACTGAGCTTCCCAACGTGGTCCCTGAGAGTCCGCCGGAACATATTGTGGAGTTCAGCATTGATCTGGTGGATCCGGGCTACAGGGAGCTCCTGGATGACCCAGACTCGCCTCAGTACATTGACCTGGCTCAGCATCTGCAGGACCAG atgcTGCATGTTTTCGACAAACTTCCTGGGTTCAAGGCAATCAGTGTTGTAGGAATTAG CGAGACACAGGACTCAGATGG GCCGGGAGGAATCTCTGTACATTATTCTCTTATATTTGAGAACAATTCCCCTCGAATAACCTTGGAGATGAATACGGGTACACCAGAGTCCTCAGCTGATTCTTTACTCAGGGAAATAGTGACTAAGGCTTTGCGTGAAGAGGCATCTCTACCGGTCAACCTGGACTCACTGAACTTCTATCCAG aAGAAACCCTGCCATCACTGACCATCTCCGCTGTTAAACCAACCAAG CCTAGTGACTCCCATAATGAGCTTGAAGTTGTGGTTGACGAGCCACAGACAGAAAAGCCTCAGCTGCTGGTTCCACTTACCACCAAGGAGAAAGGAAGCGATCTTGTGACTTTGCTGGATTCCACAGCTGTTGAGTATGAAGAGACAGCAAGTCAAAGTAGTTGGCCGACAACAAGCAGCAAACTCCGCCCTCCTACCATCGACACCCAGGATGAGTACAGGGTAATTTCTGTCGGTGATCCCAAGCCACCAGGTCAAGAACGAGAGGAAGACGAATTGCTCATCATTACACATGAGATTGAAACCATTCATCACAATGAAACTGGTGAACTTGTACGTGACTACATTCCAACCTCTCCTGCAATTCTTGAATTGCAGACAGATGCTCCATTTGTCACTCTGTCTCCTAACCTGATATTAGAGGAAGACCTGCATCTTCCTGATAAAGAAGGAGATAGTCTAAGTTTGGATATTGATCAGTTTGCCACTACAATTTCGGCAACCACAACTACACTTCAACAGGAACCGATTGATGCCATCTTCACAGGCCAGACACCCACACAGCCAATTGCAACCCTCAAGGAGGATGAAAACATTAACTTGCTTCCAAATGGAGAGAAGATATATTTAGAAGTTCCAGAGCTGTATAAACCTAGTGATGTTTTAGAAATTGATTCAAAGGATTTTACAGATTTAGAAACCAAATCTGAACTTGTACCAGACGAGAAGGTTGAAGTCACCACTGATGAATCGTTTGGGGTTTTGCAGCCAAAACTCGATCAAACTGAAGTTCTTGAGCCACTGGAAGATATTGATGCTCCACAACCTGAAATTAAGAGCAGTGAGCCAGATGAAGGATTAGTTGAAGTCTTAGAACCAAGTAAAGACAGAGAGGAAGTTTTACAACCAGTAAATGTAACTGGAATTTCAAAACTagacaaagaggagaaaatgtcaGAAGCTGAGAAAGACGCAAAGGAAGCTTCAGACAAAGATTTATCTGAGATATCTGGTATAAAAACTGAGTCAGACAAGGAGGAAGAAAGTGAAATAACTCAGCCTTTAGTACCAGATAAAGAAATTGTTCAAGTTTCTGAGTCTGAGAAGGAATCGACTGTGGTCTTAGAAGCAGATAAAGGAGCTCAGGAAATCTTAGGACAAGAAGGAAGGGAAAAGGATCTTGATATTTCAGAacaagttgtagattttgaggaAGAAAAAATGGATACAAAGACATCACTGAATGACACGTTACATGACATTTTCCTCAAAGGTGCAGAGAAAGAAGGAACTGTTGAATtaacagcagaagaagaagaaacagttCAAGAGAGTGTTATAGAGATAACAATTCCAGACGTTACGGAGAGTTCAAAAGCAGGTCCAGTGCCTGAAACGTCTACAAAAACTACAGATAGAGTTTTAGAAGTCTTGCTACCTGAAGTTTCTCAAGAAACACCACTTGAAGTGTCTGTGCATGAAGTGCCTGAAGTCTCTCATGAAGTGGTTCTTGAAGAACCAACACCTGGCATTTCTGAGGAAAACCCACCTGAGGTTCCGGATGAAATGCTACTAGAAGTTTCTAAAGATTTATCACCTGAGGTTTCTAATGAAACACTTCCTAAAGTTTCTGAAGAAACATTACTTGAAGTTCCTGAAGTGCCTGAAGAAATGGTACCTGAGGATTTAGAAGAAACTGGAGTTGAATCAGCAGGGATGGGACCAGAACCAGGTGGAATTACAGATGAGGGACTTTCTGAGGTGGAAGAACCTGTGCCAGAGGTTTATGACTATGGCACTAAAGCAATCGAGGACACGTCTCAACCTTCAAAAGAGGACGATGGCTTTACAGTTCCAGCCCCAGTGGAGAAAGTTTTTGAAACAGTGACAGACATGAAATCAAAACCAGAGTCTAAGCTAGGACAGGAAAGGGATGAAACCAAGGAGAAAAAAGAAGGGATCCCTGGAACAAGGGAAGAGGAGGACGAGTTTATGTTTGTTCCCTCACCAGAACCTAAGAAGGAATTAGAAGCACCTCAGGTGCCTGCAGTTCAACCTCCACAAGTGAAAACACCTGTGGATCTTAAACCAGATGAGGAGCTTGGGGAACCTTTAGAGCCACCAATTCCAGCATCAGATAGTCTAAAGCCAAATTCAGAACTTGATCCAGACAAAGACAGAGTTGACATCTTACCAACACTGAGAGAGTTACCTGTAGAGCCTGAAGCAGAATCCAAAGAAGGTCTAGTTGTTGAAATCTTAGAGGGAGCTGATGTTTCAAAGACCCTCCCGGATGATGGCAATGTTGGGATTGTTGAAACAGGACCCAAACAGGACATTACTGAGCCACCTGCAGAATCAATCAAAATCTTTCACACTTTAGATAACTTGGAGGATCCTCTAATGGGCAGAGATTCTGTTCAAGTTATCAAAGATCCACTCACACATCCAGCAAAGGAGGAGGATAACATACCCATCATAGCGCATGACCCATTGTCTGAGGAAAGAATAGAGGCGCCTGACTTTGAGTATCCAATCGTTTACaccaaggaggaggaggatggcgAAAAAATCCAGGTGGAGAGTGACCGCAGTGCCTTTACGACAGCAAAAACAACCAAGAGTGATGACTTTGAAGCAACTACAAGCACAG tttcagaaaaaaaggacacagGAGGATTACCAAGGGAGATGGAAACAGATGAAGACATTAGTCTGGCAGCTACAAGAGCTCCAGAAACCCCCCTCACAGCGCCTGCTGGTGCATCCAAAGGGCAGCTTTCAGGGCCAACTGTAGACCCTGGACTCTTTGAGGTAGCAGAGAAATCCACACATTCTATGGACGTGTTCACAGGAGGGGATGAAACTGAGCCAAAGGTTGAGGTGGAGCAACATGAGCCACTTACCATCACTTTTAGTGAAGTCTTTGAAGAGCCAAGGGAAGAACTAACAGAGAGCCACTCCAGCCCACCAGATAGTGTGGATGTAGAGGTTGATGAACCAATTTGGCTTCTTTCGGAGGAACTGGACCATAGAAGCCAGCCAGGTTTGGACGCAAACGAGCTGTGGGATATGGGAAGTGGTTTCACTCTAGGAGGGGAGGAACGCAGCACATCCCCACCTCCTGTGAAGTATATTACCACACCCTCAATGACCACCGCCAGCCACGGTCGGGAACTTGTGGTGTTCTTCAGTCTGCGTGTCACCAACCTGGACTTTTCTGAAGACCTCTTCAACAAGACGTCATCCGAGTACAAATCCCTGGAAACCACTTTCCTGGATGTA CTGCTGCCGTACTTGCAGGCAAATCTAACTGGCTTCAAGAAATTGGAGATTCTCAACTTCAGGAAGGGCAGCGTTGTTGTCAACAGCAAGATGAAATTCACCAAGTCTGTGCCGTACAACATCACAGAGGCTGTCCACTGTGTGCTCCAGGACTTTTGCTTGTCCGCTGCCAGGAAACTGCACATCCAGATAGACACCCGCTCCTTGGACATAGAACCGG CTGATGAAGCTGATCCCTGCAAGTTCCTTGCCTGCGACGAGTTTTCTCGCTGCACAGTCAACCGGCGGACGAAGGAGGCAGAGTGTCACTGCCAGCCGGGCTTTCTGTCGGTGGACGGCCTACCCTGCCAGAGCGTGTGTGTCCTCCAACCGGACTACTGCAGAGATGGAGAGTGTGAAATAGTCCCAGGACAAGGAGCCTTGTGCAG ACACAAAGGAGGCTTAACATATCCTGGCCTGGCCTTTTAA